In the Populus trichocarpa isolate Nisqually-1 chromosome 1, P.trichocarpa_v4.1, whole genome shotgun sequence genome, one interval contains:
- the LOC7487867 gene encoding uncharacterized protein LOC7487867, with protein MEKSSRIKGAESVLNLEPNSSIAIGYHALFGSHDDLMLLEIDEKLLPDILHERVALRGQLDEDSVLCTQSKTYAIKFVGNSNSPFLIPPSGQFALCENSQDFDGEINDFAPVIKVAPGNMELVEVAPKLDRLKLLLSENPYSYEDVLEMDFMEDVEKNKARLYNWDDLVERVQASDEELRNGLCALSAVEIDGFWRIVDEKYMDMILRMLLHNSILNDWSLDALNEDDVVSVLVSDGFPDKLACHCLHVYGSKVDGDVGRSCVWRLDESRVCVHFARQILSTGKKKMETFMAEWLQRIPGRMQASFNMLEGEVLTEKLGVETWVYSFSVSSLPLTPAERFNMLFRERSKWEWKDLQPYIRDLKVPGLSSEGLLLKYTRRTQPTLDADPVFSSR; from the exons ATGGAAAAATCATCACGGATAAAAGGAGCAGAATCGGTGTTAAATCTTGAACCAAACTCTTCGATTGCTATTGGGTATCACGCTCTCTTTGGTTCTCATGATGATCTGATGCTCCTTGAGATTGATGAGAAACTCCTCCCTGATATCCTCCACGAGAG GGTGGCGTTAAGAGGCCAGCTGGATGAAGATTCAGTGCTTTGTACTCAGTCAAAAACTTATGCCATTAAGTTTGTTGGAAATTCTAATTCTCCATTCCTTATACCCCCGTCAGGTCAATTCGCACTCTGTGAAAATTCACAAGATTTTGATGGGGAAATTAATGATTTTGCACCTGTCATTAAAGTTGCACCTGGAAACATGGAGCTCGTTGAGGTTGCTCCCAAGCTTGACAGGCTTAAATTGCTTCTTTCAGAAAATCCTTACAGCTATGAGGATGTTTTAGAAATGGATTTCATGGAGGATGTGGAGAAAAATAAAGCAAGATTGTATAATTGGGATGATCTGGTTGAAAGGGTTCAGGCTAGTGATGAGGAGTTGAGGAATGGATTATGTGCTCTTTCAGCTGTGGAGATTGATGGGTTTTGGAGAATTGTTGATGAAAAATACATGGACATGATTCTGAGGATGCTTTTGCACAATTCAATTTTGAATGACTGGTCACTGGATGCACTCAACGAAGATGATGTTGTGAGTGTGCTGGTGTCTGATGGATTTCCTGATAAGCTTGCCTGTCATTGTTTGCATGTTTATGGCAGTAAGGTGGATGGGGATGTGGGAAGGAGTTGTGTTTGGAGGTTGGATGAGAGTCGTGTATGTGTGCATTTTGCAAGACAAATCTTGAgcacagggaagaagaagatggagacTTTTATGGCTGAATGGTTGCAGAGGATTCCGGGTAGGATGCAGGCAAGTTTCAACATGTTGGAAGGTGAAGTTTTGACGGAGAAGCTTGGCGTTGAGACATGGGTTTATTCCTTCAGTGTTTCTTCATTGCCCTTAACACCTGCTGAACGTTTCAATATGCTCTTTAGAGAGCGGTCAAAATGGGAGTGGAAGGATTTACAGCCATATATAAG agatCTAAAAGTACCTGGCCTTTCGTCAGAAGGTTTGCTGCTCAAGTACACTCGAAGAACACAACCAACCTTAGATGCAGATCCTGTTTTCAGTTCAAGATAG